A stretch of the Spirochaetaceae bacterium genome encodes the following:
- the glpK gene encoding glycerol kinase GlpK, with translation MGRFVLALDQGTTSSRALLFDAAGAVVAVAQQEFRQMFPQAGWVEHDAEEILASQVAVARQAVADAGCRPAEVAAVGITNQRETTVVWERRTGTPIHPAIVWQDRRTSGMVAELEAAGHGELFQRRTGLVLDAYFSGTKLAWILDRVPDARARAADGELAFGTIDSWLAFRLSGGAMHLTDATNASRTLLYDIHRGRWDEELLGLLDVPAALLPEVRDSSAVYGELIGLLDGTVPLAGIAGDQQAASVGQALFAPGLAKNTYGTGCFLLAHTGAEAPRSANRLLTTVASQMAGRREYALEGSVFMGGAVVQWLRDGLGLIAGAPEVEALAASVPDTGGVYLVPAFAGLGAPYWDQDARGTVTGLTRGSGRAHLARAALEAIACQVVDVVRAMERDLGTPLSELRVDGGAAANNLLLQLQADLLDLPVVRPVNLETTAWGAALLAGLAVGLWPDRSAAADLWRAERRFEPRMKAARREELLAGWADAVQRTRSRPAATSTAAAG, from the coding sequence ATGGGCAGGTTCGTGTTGGCCCTCGACCAGGGCACCACCAGTTCGCGCGCGCTGCTGTTCGATGCCGCCGGGGCCGTGGTGGCGGTGGCGCAGCAGGAGTTTCGGCAGATGTTCCCGCAGGCGGGGTGGGTGGAGCACGACGCGGAGGAGATCCTGGCCAGCCAGGTCGCCGTGGCGCGGCAGGCGGTGGCGGACGCCGGCTGCCGGCCGGCCGAGGTGGCCGCCGTGGGCATCACCAACCAGCGCGAGACCACCGTGGTGTGGGAGCGGCGTACCGGCACGCCGATTCACCCGGCCATCGTGTGGCAGGACCGCCGCACCAGCGGGATGGTGGCGGAGTTGGAGGCGGCCGGTCACGGCGAGCTGTTCCAGCGGCGCACCGGGCTGGTGCTGGACGCCTACTTCTCCGGTACCAAGCTGGCCTGGATCCTGGACCGCGTGCCGGACGCCCGCGCGCGCGCCGCGGACGGTGAACTGGCATTCGGCACCATCGACAGTTGGCTGGCGTTCCGCCTCAGCGGCGGCGCCATGCATCTCACCGACGCCACCAATGCCAGCCGCACGCTGCTGTACGACATCCACCGCGGCCGTTGGGACGAGGAGCTGCTCGGCCTGCTCGACGTACCGGCGGCGCTGCTGCCGGAGGTGCGCGACTCGTCGGCGGTGTACGGCGAACTGATCGGGCTGCTCGACGGAACGGTGCCGCTGGCCGGTATTGCGGGCGACCAGCAGGCGGCCTCGGTGGGGCAGGCGCTGTTCGCGCCGGGGCTGGCCAAGAACACGTACGGCACCGGGTGCTTCCTGCTCGCCCACACCGGCGCCGAAGCGCCACGCTCCGCCAACCGGCTGCTGACCACCGTGGCGTCGCAGATGGCCGGGCGGCGCGAGTATGCCCTGGAGGGCAGCGTATTCATGGGCGGCGCGGTGGTGCAGTGGCTGCGCGACGGCCTGGGGCTGATCGCCGGCGCGCCGGAAGTGGAGGCGCTGGCCGCGTCGGTGCCCGACACCGGCGGTGTCTACCTGGTGCCCGCGTTCGCCGGGCTGGGCGCGCCTTACTGGGACCAGGATGCGCGCGGCACCGTAACGGGACTGACGCGCGGCAGTGGCCGGGCGCACCTGGCGCGGGCGGCGCTGGAGGCGATCGCCTGCCAGGTGGTGGACGTGGTGCGCGCCATGGAGCGCGACCTGGGCACCCCGCTGAGCGAGCTGCGCGTGGACGGCGGCGCCGCTGCCAACAACCTGCTGCTGCAGTTGCAGGCCGACCTGCTCGATTTGCCGGTGGTGCGCCCGGTCAACCTGGAGACCACCGCCTGGGGCGCCGCGTTGCTGGCCGGCCTGGCGGTGGGCCTGTGGCCGGACCGCTCCGCCGCCGCCGACCTGTGGCGCGCCGAGCGGCGCTTCGAGCCGCGCATGAAGGCCGCCCGCCGCGAGGAACTGCTCGCCGGCTGGGCCGACGCGGTACAGCGCACACGCTCCCGCCCGGCGGCAACATCCACCGCCGCTGCCGGGTAG
- a CDS encoding FAD-dependent oxidoreductase codes for MKRADHLRRLQEERFDLLVIGGGATGCGSALDAATRGLRVALVERADFGSGTSSRSTKLVHGGVRYLEQA; via the coding sequence ATGAAGCGCGCCGACCATCTGCGCAGGCTGCAGGAGGAGCGCTTCGACCTGCTGGTGATCGGCGGCGGCGCCACCGGCTGCGGCAGCGCGCTCGACGCCGCCACCCGCGGCCTGCGGGTGGCGCTGGTGGAGCGCGCCGACTTCGGCAGCGGCACCAGCAGCCGCAGCACCAAGCTCGTGCACGGCGGCGTCCGTTACCTGGAGCAGGCG